A single genomic interval of Microbacterium sp. LWO14-1.2 harbors:
- the sepH gene encoding septation protein SepH, with protein sequence MENVTIVGTEAGVLVLATESGERFALPIDDVLHREIRRATRQSEPATQRLAASPRDIQAQIRAGLTAPEVAELLGIDVEDVERFEGPVLAEREHVIGQALAVPVLIGSDVEPDAQPTFGTAIRAKLADVEASAERWASWKEDRTWIIKLEFTANEVDHDARWSFDPRRSALAPLNADATQLSRQGSLPEGLIPRLRAVESERTTSPYKDDSRFDSGAFGPRLVPTPVVDAEGDEVSQPERSSSAVQDAATKRAPESTSTSPETADLLEALRRRRGQREAAPLLDETDEDESDSHPIALFDAFETTEPEQAEPEPEPSPEPANESGTRRRRRNAMPSWDEIVFGARTDE encoded by the coding sequence ATGGAAAACGTCACCATCGTCGGCACCGAAGCAGGGGTCCTGGTTCTCGCCACAGAGTCGGGCGAGCGGTTCGCGCTGCCCATCGACGACGTGCTGCACCGGGAGATCCGCCGGGCGACGAGGCAGAGCGAGCCGGCGACGCAGCGCCTTGCGGCCAGCCCTCGCGACATCCAGGCTCAGATCCGCGCCGGCCTGACGGCTCCCGAGGTCGCCGAGCTCCTCGGCATCGACGTCGAGGACGTCGAGCGCTTCGAGGGACCGGTGCTCGCCGAGCGCGAGCACGTGATCGGCCAGGCTCTCGCCGTGCCGGTCCTCATCGGCAGCGACGTCGAACCCGATGCGCAGCCCACCTTCGGCACGGCGATCCGCGCGAAGCTCGCCGACGTCGAGGCGTCGGCCGAGCGCTGGGCGAGCTGGAAAGAGGATCGCACCTGGATCATCAAGCTCGAGTTCACGGCCAACGAGGTCGACCACGACGCCCGCTGGTCGTTCGATCCCCGTCGCAGCGCGCTCGCGCCGCTGAACGCGGACGCCACCCAGCTGTCGCGTCAGGGGTCGCTGCCCGAGGGCCTCATCCCCCGCCTCCGAGCCGTGGAGTCCGAGCGCACCACGTCGCCGTACAAGGACGACAGCCGATTCGACTCCGGCGCTTTCGGCCCGCGCCTCGTCCCGACCCCGGTTGTCGACGCCGAGGGCGACGAGGTGTCGCAACCCGAGCGATCGTCGTCGGCCGTGCAGGATGCCGCGACCAAGCGCGCTCCGGAGTCGACGAGCACCAGCCCTGAGACCGCCGACCTGCTCGAGGCGCTCCGTCGCCGCCGTGGTCAGCGCGAAGCCGCCCCGCTCCTCGACGAGACGGACGAGGACGAGTCGGACTCCCACCCCATCGCCCTCTTCGACGCCTTCGAGACCACCGAGCCGGAGCAGGCAGAGCCCGAACCCGAGCCCTCCCCCGAGCCCGCGAACGAAAGCGGCACCCGTCGCCGCCGCCGTAACGCCATGCCCTCCTGGGACGAGATCGTCTTCGGAGCGCGCACCGACGAGTGA
- a CDS encoding DUF3710 domain-containing protein, which translates to MTDNNATPSKSAPANRATDGPFDDSEANPVRPYIDLGGIKILPREGLNLRLEVEEQSKRIVAVGLDYADSSLQVQPFAAPRSGGLWDETRVQLRDQVRAQGGRVEEREGPLGKELLAEVPSPASEGSELRLARFVGIDGPRWFLRGVIGGAAASDLDAAAKVEDLFRSIVVVRGGAPMPPRDLIPLKMPATPGSA; encoded by the coding sequence ATGACTGACAACAACGCGACCCCCTCGAAGTCGGCACCCGCGAACCGCGCGACCGACGGTCCGTTCGACGACTCCGAGGCGAACCCGGTCCGCCCCTACATCGACCTGGGCGGCATCAAGATCCTGCCGCGTGAAGGGCTCAACCTGCGTCTGGAGGTCGAGGAGCAGTCGAAGCGCATCGTCGCGGTCGGCCTCGACTACGCCGACTCGTCGCTGCAGGTGCAGCCCTTCGCGGCGCCCCGCTCCGGCGGCCTGTGGGACGAGACCCGCGTGCAGCTCCGCGACCAGGTGCGTGCGCAGGGCGGCCGCGTCGAGGAGCGCGAGGGGCCGCTCGGCAAGGAGCTGCTCGCCGAGGTGCCGTCGCCCGCCAGCGAGGGCTCGGAGCTGCGGCTCGCGCGCTTCGTCGGCATCGACGGTCCCCGCTGGTTCCTGCGTGGCGTGATCGGCGGCGCCGCGGCATCCGATCTCGATGCGGCGGCGAAGGTCGAGGACCTGTTCCGCTCCATCGTCGTCGTGCGGGGCGGCGCCCCCATGCCGCCGCGCGACCTGATCCCGCTGAAGATGCCGGCGACCCCGGGCTCGGCGTGA
- a CDS encoding aconitate hydratase → MEAPVAPIRIEGDGFVSTVNSFGAKSTLTVGSTDYEIFRIDTVPGFDKLPFSLKVLLENLLRTEDGANVTKAQIEALGSWDAAAEPNTEIQFTPARVVMQDFTGVPCIVDLATMREAVTALGGDANKINPLSPAEMVIDHSVIADLFGSENALERNVEIEYERNGERYQFLRWGQTAFSDFKVVPPGTGIVHQVNIEHLAKVIYDRTVDGVLRAYPDTCVGTDSHTTMVNGLGVLGWGVGGIEAEAAMLGQPVSMLIPRVVGFKLSGDIPAGVTATDVVLTITDMLRKHGVVGKFVEFYGEGVASVPLANRATIGNMSPEFGSTAAMFPIDDVTLDYLRLTGRSEEAVALVEAYAKEQTLWHDASQEPVFSEYLELDLGTVVPSIAGPKRPQDRILLSEAKSQFEQDILSYATASTSDDVVDLESKHSFPASDPGNVPGEEEPRTTRPVHINSGAPVNASNPVPVTTPSGEKYILDNGAVTLAAITSCTNTSNPSVMIAAGLVARKALEKGLKQKPWVKTTLGPGSKVVTDYYEKSGLDKDLEGLGFYTVGYGCTICIGNSGPLIEEVSEAINSHDLAVTAVLSGNRNFEGRISPDVKMNYLASPPLVIAYALAGSMHFDFENDALGKGSDGQDVFLKDIWPTPDEVQEIVDSSISREQFIKQYATVFDGDERWRSLPTPEDDTFQWDENSTYVRKAPYFDGMKMELTPVKDIEGARVMATLGDSVTTDHISPAGNIKPGTPAAQYLTEHGVDRKDFNSFGSRRGNHEVMIRGTFANIRLKNLMVSAVNDGQVVEGGYTRDFTQPGGPQSYIYDASMNYQAQGTPLVIFGGKEYGSGSSRDWAAKGTSLLGVKAVITESFERIHRSNLIGMGVVPLQFPAGESWESLGLDGTEIVSITGLEELNNGVTPKTVKVTATPSENSPEGKQVVEFDAVVRIDTPGEADYYRNGGILQYVLRSLV, encoded by the coding sequence ATGGAGGCGCCTGTCGCTCCCATCCGAATAGAAGGAGACGGATTCGTGTCCACGGTGAACAGCTTCGGTGCCAAGAGCACCCTGACGGTCGGCAGCACCGACTACGAGATCTTCCGCATCGACACGGTGCCCGGTTTCGACAAGCTCCCCTTCAGCCTCAAGGTCCTCCTCGAGAACCTGCTTCGCACCGAGGACGGCGCGAACGTCACGAAGGCGCAGATCGAGGCTCTCGGATCGTGGGATGCCGCGGCCGAGCCCAACACCGAGATCCAGTTCACGCCGGCGCGCGTGGTCATGCAGGACTTCACCGGTGTGCCCTGCATCGTCGACCTCGCCACCATGCGCGAGGCCGTCACGGCGCTCGGCGGCGACGCCAACAAGATCAACCCGCTCTCGCCCGCCGAGATGGTGATCGACCACTCCGTCATCGCCGACCTCTTCGGCTCGGAGAACGCGCTCGAGCGCAACGTGGAGATCGAGTACGAGCGCAACGGCGAGCGGTACCAGTTCCTCCGCTGGGGCCAGACGGCCTTCAGCGACTTCAAGGTCGTCCCGCCCGGCACCGGCATCGTGCACCAGGTGAACATCGAGCACCTGGCGAAGGTCATCTACGACCGCACGGTCGACGGCGTGCTGCGCGCCTACCCCGACACCTGCGTGGGCACCGACTCGCACACGACCATGGTCAACGGCCTCGGCGTGCTCGGCTGGGGCGTCGGCGGCATCGAGGCCGAGGCCGCGATGCTCGGACAGCCCGTGTCGATGCTGATCCCGCGCGTCGTGGGCTTCAAGCTGTCCGGCGACATCCCCGCCGGTGTGACCGCGACCGACGTCGTGCTCACCATCACCGACATGCTGCGCAAGCACGGCGTCGTCGGCAAGTTCGTCGAGTTCTACGGCGAGGGCGTCGCCTCTGTGCCGCTCGCCAACCGTGCGACCATCGGCAACATGAGCCCCGAGTTCGGCTCGACCGCTGCGATGTTCCCCATCGACGACGTGACCCTCGACTACCTGCGCCTCACCGGCCGCAGCGAAGAGGCCGTCGCACTCGTCGAGGCATACGCCAAGGAGCAGACGCTCTGGCACGACGCCTCGCAGGAGCCCGTCTTCAGCGAGTACCTCGAGCTCGACCTCGGCACGGTCGTGCCGTCGATCGCCGGTCCGAAGCGCCCGCAGGACCGCATCCTCCTCTCCGAGGCCAAGTCGCAGTTCGAGCAGGACATCCTGAGCTACGCCACGGCCTCCACGTCGGATGACGTCGTCGACCTCGAGTCGAAGCACTCGTTCCCGGCATCCGACCCGGGCAACGTCCCCGGTGAGGAGGAGCCGCGCACCACGCGCCCCGTGCACATCAACAGCGGCGCTCCGGTCAACGCATCGAACCCGGTTCCCGTCACCACCCCGTCGGGGGAGAAGTACATCCTCGACAACGGAGCCGTCACGCTCGCCGCGATCACGTCGTGCACCAACACGTCGAACCCGTCGGTCATGATCGCCGCGGGTCTCGTCGCCCGCAAGGCGCTCGAGAAGGGCCTGAAGCAGAAGCCGTGGGTCAAGACGACGCTCGGCCCTGGCTCGAAGGTCGTCACCGACTACTACGAGAAGTCCGGTCTGGACAAGGACCTCGAGGGCCTCGGCTTCTACACGGTCGGCTACGGCTGCACGATCTGCATCGGAAACTCCGGTCCGCTGATCGAAGAGGTGTCCGAGGCGATCAACTCGCACGACCTCGCCGTGACCGCCGTGCTGTCGGGCAACCGCAACTTCGAGGGCCGCATCAGCCCTGACGTGAAGATGAACTACCTCGCCAGCCCGCCGCTGGTCATCGCGTACGCTCTCGCCGGGTCGATGCATTTCGACTTCGAGAACGACGCGCTCGGCAAGGGCTCCGATGGCCAGGACGTGTTCCTCAAGGACATCTGGCCCACGCCCGACGAGGTGCAGGAGATCGTCGACTCGTCGATCTCACGCGAGCAGTTCATCAAGCAGTACGCCACCGTGTTCGACGGCGACGAGCGCTGGCGCAGCCTCCCCACCCCCGAGGACGACACCTTCCAGTGGGACGAGAACTCGACCTACGTCCGCAAGGCGCCGTACTTCGACGGGATGAAGATGGAGCTCACCCCGGTGAAGGACATCGAGGGTGCGCGCGTCATGGCCACGCTCGGCGACTCGGTCACCACCGACCACATCTCGCCCGCCGGAAACATCAAGCCGGGTACCCCCGCCGCGCAGTACCTCACCGAGCACGGCGTGGACCGCAAGGACTTCAACTCCTTCGGCTCGCGCCGTGGCAACCACGAGGTCATGATCCGCGGTACGTTCGCGAACATCCGTCTGAAGAACCTCATGGTCTCGGCCGTCAACGACGGTCAGGTCGTGGAGGGCGGCTACACGCGCGACTTCACCCAGCCCGGTGGCCCGCAGTCGTACATCTACGACGCGAGCATGAACTACCAGGCTCAGGGCACGCCGCTCGTGATCTTCGGCGGCAAGGAGTACGGCTCGGGTTCGTCGCGCGACTGGGCGGCGAAGGGCACCAGCCTCCTCGGCGTCAAGGCCGTGATCACCGAGAGCTTCGAGCGTATCCACCGCTCGAACCTCATCGGCATGGGCGTCGTCCCGCTGCAGTTCCCCGCCGGTGAGAGCTGGGAGTCGCTCGGTCTCGATGGAACGGAGATCGTCTCGATCACCGGTCTCGAGGAGCTGAACAACGGCGTCACGCCGAAGACCGTCAAGGTCACGGCCACCCCGAGCGAGAACTCGCCCGAGGGCAAGCAGGTCGTCGAGTTCGACGCGGTCGTCCGCATCGACACCCCCGGTGAGGCCGACTACTACCGCAACGGCGGCATCCTGCAGTACGTGCTGCGTTCGCTGGTCTGA
- a CDS encoding SPFH domain-containing protein, with amino-acid sequence MDMILSMLGGKGMSGLFKTGTAILTILLVVPALLKVFVVTVDEGWAAIRTRNGKPIIRNRPARRASHRGGTVGEVVVLNPGTHGAFPLFAWYKLIDVRCRATDLPAREMTGASGRQHRVHASFEWRPLPNGRDLRVFELDVVNVTERASNIVGASLRDVIRGLDGADLPHNDEISTRVISASAEEVRRSCGVELLRVMVTGDALTDGYLLSAALRDSERGAEAVAALHALN; translated from the coding sequence ATGGACATGATCCTGTCGATGCTCGGCGGCAAGGGGATGTCGGGGCTCTTCAAGACCGGCACGGCGATTCTCACCATCCTGCTCGTGGTCCCGGCCCTGTTGAAGGTCTTCGTCGTCACGGTCGACGAGGGCTGGGCGGCGATCCGCACCCGCAACGGCAAGCCGATCATCCGCAACCGACCGGCCCGCCGTGCGTCCCACCGGGGCGGCACCGTGGGCGAGGTCGTGGTGTTGAACCCTGGCACGCACGGAGCGTTCCCTCTCTTCGCCTGGTACAAGCTCATCGACGTGCGCTGTCGCGCGACCGATCTCCCCGCCCGGGAGATGACCGGCGCGAGCGGCCGTCAGCACCGCGTGCATGCGTCGTTCGAGTGGCGTCCGTTACCCAACGGACGAGATCTGCGCGTGTTCGAACTCGACGTCGTGAACGTGACCGAACGCGCGTCGAACATCGTCGGCGCGTCGTTGCGGGACGTGATTCGCGGCCTCGACGGCGCAGACCTCCCGCACAACGACGAGATCAGCACACGGGTGATCTCGGCCAGCGCCGAAGAGGTGCGTCGGTCGTGCGGGGTCGAGCTCCTGCGGGTCATGGTGACCGGCGACGCGCTGACCGACGGCTACCTGCTCTCCGCCGCGCTCCGTGATTCCGAGCGCGGCGCCGAGGCCGTGGCCGCGCTGCATGCGCTGAACTGA
- a CDS encoding DUF3093 domain-containing protein produces MQNTVPDARVRYRERLSPSLWLLVTIALAGPMVALIFIPAGSTLALVIGAAVSALLVAGAIALTPVVSVQGDELRAGRAHIAVRHLGRPIALTGDEARQARGPALPARGWHLVRGGIDGVVVVPNIDEDDPVTAWTISTRTPDRLAAAIEAARS; encoded by the coding sequence ATGCAGAACACCGTCCCCGACGCACGAGTCCGCTACCGCGAGCGGCTGTCGCCGAGCCTGTGGCTGCTGGTGACGATCGCTCTCGCCGGACCGATGGTCGCGCTCATCTTCATCCCCGCCGGATCGACGCTGGCTCTCGTGATCGGCGCCGCCGTGTCGGCGCTGCTCGTGGCGGGCGCGATCGCGCTCACGCCCGTCGTGTCGGTGCAGGGAGACGAGCTCCGCGCGGGGCGCGCACACATCGCGGTGCGCCACCTCGGCCGCCCCATTGCGCTCACCGGAGACGAAGCTCGGCAGGCCCGTGGGCCCGCCCTCCCGGCGCGCGGCTGGCACCTCGTCCGCGGGGGCATCGACGGCGTCGTCGTGGTTCCCAACATCGACGAGGACGATCCGGTGACGGCGTGGACCATCTCGACCCGCACTCCCGACCGTCTCGCCGCGGCGATCGAGGCCGCGCGCTCCTGA
- a CDS encoding DUF3159 domain-containing protein gives MSTPLTPPAPEPEREQSASEILGAALGGAARRAGLDPSETGATHRVVWSAIGGWRGILESILPSLAFVILFTIRPEPLILSLGVSVGLAAVFTVVRLVQKSPPSAAIGGLVAAAAAAGLALFTGRGADNFVPGLITNAVYGTAMLVSALIGWSLIGLAAGFLMGEGTAWRNDRRKRRAFLWLGVAWAALFFARLAVQLPLYLANEVAVLGTLKLIMGLPLFAPLIAVTWLVVRALYPREPQAENTSQS, from the coding sequence GTGAGCACCCCGCTGACCCCGCCCGCGCCGGAGCCCGAGCGCGAGCAGAGCGCGTCGGAGATCCTCGGCGCAGCGCTCGGCGGCGCGGCGCGCCGCGCGGGCCTCGACCCCTCCGAGACGGGAGCCACCCATCGCGTGGTCTGGTCGGCGATCGGCGGCTGGCGCGGCATCCTCGAATCGATCCTGCCGAGCCTCGCGTTCGTCATCCTCTTCACGATCCGTCCCGAGCCGCTGATCCTCTCTCTCGGCGTGTCGGTGGGGCTCGCCGCCGTCTTCACGGTCGTGCGCCTCGTGCAGAAGTCACCGCCCTCCGCCGCGATCGGCGGGCTGGTCGCCGCTGCGGCGGCAGCCGGACTCGCCCTGTTCACCGGTCGCGGCGCCGACAACTTCGTTCCCGGCCTCATCACGAACGCCGTGTACGGCACGGCCATGCTGGTCTCCGCGCTGATCGGCTGGTCGCTCATCGGACTCGCGGCCGGCTTCCTCATGGGGGAGGGCACCGCGTGGCGGAACGATCGCCGCAAGCGTCGCGCCTTCCTCTGGCTCGGCGTCGCCTGGGCCGCCCTCTTCTTCGCGCGGCTCGCCGTGCAGCTGCCGCTCTACCTCGCGAACGAGGTCGCGGTCCTCGGCACCCTCAAGCTGATCATGGGACTCCCGCTGTTCGCCCCGCTGATCGCGGTGACCTGGCTCGTCGTGCGGGCGCTGTATCCGCGCGAGCCGCAGGCGGAGAACACGTCCCAGTCGTGA
- a CDS encoding glycerol-3-phosphate dehydrogenase/oxidase, producing the protein MSIASPDLNAARRAADLERSASEIVDVLVVGGGITGVGVALDAASRGLSVTLLEAHDLAYGTSRFSSKLVHGGLRYLATGDVATARESAVERHLLMTVIAPHLIRPLGQLLPFVPEVSLRQRGTGAIGMALGDLLRMRAGTSRRTLPAPRPVSARHATRLAPGLVTRGLRGGMLSFDGQLVDDARLVATVARTAAAHGARILTRVRARSLRADGASAEDALTGTRFDLRARSVINATGAWAGTLDAGITIRPSRGTHIVLDVADLGHPSVALTVPHEGSISRFVFALPQPDGRMIVGLTDEDAPGAVPDVAAPTEPEIAFLLDNLNRVLERPLTREQVRGAFAGLRPLIDTGAASTADISRRHLVTESDGGYFHVLGGKLTTYRRMAEDAVDLAVSERGLEAGSSRTAGIRLVDRRIPSASAPLVHGLPLTRDDVVFAVRSEGALTASDVLDRRTRVGLVDADRERCVPAVETVVAETLAELV; encoded by the coding sequence ATGAGCATCGCCTCCCCCGACCTCAACGCCGCGCGTCGGGCTGCGGACCTCGAACGCTCCGCCTCCGAGATCGTCGACGTGCTCGTCGTCGGAGGAGGCATCACCGGCGTGGGCGTCGCCCTCGACGCCGCCTCGCGAGGGCTCTCGGTCACCCTCCTCGAGGCGCACGACCTCGCGTACGGCACGAGCCGGTTCAGCTCGAAGCTCGTGCACGGCGGACTCCGCTACCTCGCGACGGGTGATGTGGCGACGGCCCGCGAGAGCGCTGTCGAGAGGCACCTGCTCATGACCGTCATCGCACCGCACCTCATCCGTCCGCTCGGCCAGCTGCTGCCCTTCGTGCCCGAGGTCAGTCTCCGGCAGCGCGGAACCGGGGCGATCGGCATGGCTCTCGGCGATCTGCTGCGGATGCGCGCCGGCACATCGCGGCGCACGCTGCCGGCGCCGCGACCCGTCAGCGCGCGACACGCCACGCGACTCGCCCCCGGCCTCGTGACGCGAGGTCTGCGCGGCGGGATGCTCTCCTTCGACGGGCAGCTCGTCGACGACGCCCGACTCGTCGCGACCGTCGCCCGCACAGCGGCCGCGCACGGCGCTCGGATCCTCACCCGCGTGCGGGCGCGCTCCCTGCGCGCGGACGGCGCCAGCGCCGAGGACGCGCTCACCGGCACGCGATTCGATCTCCGTGCTCGGAGCGTGATCAACGCGACCGGCGCGTGGGCGGGGACCCTCGACGCGGGCATTACGATCCGGCCGAGCCGCGGCACGCACATCGTTCTGGATGTCGCGGATCTCGGCCATCCGTCGGTCGCCCTCACGGTGCCGCACGAGGGCTCGATCAGCCGTTTCGTCTTCGCACTGCCCCAACCCGACGGACGAATGATCGTCGGCCTCACCGACGAGGACGCGCCAGGCGCCGTGCCGGACGTCGCGGCGCCGACCGAGCCCGAGATCGCGTTCCTCCTCGACAATCTGAACCGCGTGCTGGAGCGGCCCCTGACCCGCGAGCAGGTCCGCGGCGCGTTCGCCGGTCTGCGCCCGCTCATCGACACGGGCGCGGCTTCGACGGCGGACATCTCCCGACGGCACCTCGTGACGGAGTCCGACGGCGGGTACTTCCACGTGCTCGGCGGCAAGCTGACCACCTACCGCCGGATGGCGGAGGACGCGGTCGACCTCGCGGTGTCCGAACGGGGGCTCGAGGCGGGGTCGAGCCGTACCGCCGGCATCCGCCTCGTCGATCGCCGCATCCCGTCGGCATCCGCTCCTCTCGTCCACGGCCTTCCTCTCACCAGGGACGATGTCGTGTTCGCTGTGCGATCCGAGGGCGCGTTGACCGCATCGGACGTGCTCGACCGGCGCACACGCGTGGGCCTCGTCGATGCCGACCGGGAACGGTGCGTACCCGCCGTCGAGACCGTGGTCGCCGAGACGCTCGCCGAGCTCGTGTGA
- the dut gene encoding dUTP diphosphatase, with product MTDSVDVPIIASVVPGYAHPGDAGADLVAAEAVHLAPGERALVATGVRIALPEGYAAFVVPRSGLAAKHGISIVNSPGTVDAGYRGEIKVSLINTDIHSAYDVAVGDRIAQLIVMPVTRATFIPVEELPESVRGEGGFGSTGYQAGTHSTPAGQAHD from the coding sequence GTGACTGATTCCGTTGATGTCCCCATTATCGCGTCTGTCGTGCCCGGCTACGCCCATCCCGGCGACGCGGGAGCGGATCTGGTCGCCGCCGAGGCAGTGCACCTCGCGCCCGGGGAGCGCGCTCTCGTCGCGACCGGCGTGCGCATCGCACTGCCCGAGGGGTACGCCGCGTTCGTGGTGCCTCGCAGCGGTCTCGCGGCCAAGCACGGCATCTCGATCGTCAACTCACCGGGCACGGTCGATGCGGGCTACCGCGGTGAGATCAAGGTGAGCCTGATCAACACCGACATCCACAGCGCGTACGATGTGGCCGTCGGCGACCGCATCGCGCAGCTCATCGTCATGCCCGTGACCCGCGCCACGTTCATCCCGGTCGAAGAGCTGCCGGAGAGCGTGCGCGGCGAAGGCGGCTTCGGCTCGACCGGCTACCAGGCAGGAACCCACTCGACCCCGGCAGGACAGGCCCATGACTGA
- the dxs gene encoding 1-deoxy-D-xylulose-5-phosphate synthase, which yields MPILRSISGPRDLDSLSEDQLVELAGEIREFLVENVSQTGGHLGPNLGVVELTIALHRVFSSPDDPFIFDTGHQSYVHKLLTGRQDFSSLRLRGGLAGYPQRGESPHDVVESSHASSSLSWADGVSRALTATGRADRHVVAVVGDGALTGGMTWEALNNISDDNDRNLVIVVNDNGRSYAPTIGGMSRYLNRVRTAAAYKDLHQRSDRLFRAFGPVGRAVFRGVRGGTHGFLSRFTNNEALYSNLDIKYLGPVDGHDLPALIETLELAKSYGAPVIVHAITEKGRGYQPARDDEADQFHAVGRIDPATGETLGSGGRGWTDVFSDALVSVGERRSDVIAMTAAMLRPTGLAPFAERFPDRVYDVGIAEQHAVASAAGLAFGGLHPVVALYATFMNRAFDQVLMDVALHRAGVTFVLDRAGVTGPDGPSHHGMWDLAMLQIVPHIRIAAPRDAVRLQEALDEAVLVEDAPTVIRFPKGDVAPDLPAIERLEDGVDVLARGESEDVLVVGIGPFASLAVDVAERLRAQGIGATVIDPRWAIPVQPSIVELAARHRLVITLEDGIRVGGVGTRVRQVLREAGIDTAVDELGLPDEFIDHASRDQILADAGLTASKIAQDVVAQVLGTRIPMARQSGETGAIEFPLHERN from the coding sequence ATGCCCATTCTCCGGAGCATCTCAGGACCCCGTGACCTCGACTCCCTGTCCGAGGACCAGCTCGTCGAGCTCGCCGGCGAGATCCGCGAGTTCCTCGTCGAGAACGTGTCTCAGACCGGAGGCCACCTCGGTCCGAACCTCGGCGTCGTCGAGCTCACGATCGCCCTGCACCGGGTCTTCTCCTCGCCGGACGACCCGTTCATCTTCGACACGGGGCATCAGTCCTACGTGCACAAGCTGCTGACCGGGCGGCAGGACTTCTCGTCGCTGCGGCTTCGCGGCGGTCTGGCCGGCTACCCGCAGCGCGGAGAGAGCCCGCACGACGTCGTCGAATCGTCGCACGCGTCGAGCTCGCTGAGCTGGGCCGACGGCGTCTCGCGAGCCCTCACGGCGACCGGACGCGCCGATCGCCACGTGGTCGCGGTCGTCGGCGACGGTGCGCTGACCGGCGGCATGACGTGGGAAGCGCTCAACAACATCTCCGACGACAACGACCGCAACCTGGTCATCGTCGTGAACGACAACGGTCGGTCGTACGCGCCGACGATCGGCGGCATGTCGCGGTATCTGAACCGCGTGCGCACGGCCGCCGCGTACAAGGACCTGCATCAGCGCTCCGACCGCCTGTTCCGGGCGTTCGGTCCTGTCGGGCGCGCGGTGTTCCGCGGCGTGCGGGGCGGCACGCACGGATTCCTGTCTCGCTTCACGAACAACGAAGCGCTCTACTCGAACCTCGACATCAAGTACCTCGGTCCGGTCGACGGGCACGATCTGCCTGCGCTCATCGAGACGCTCGAACTCGCGAAGTCCTACGGCGCGCCCGTGATCGTGCATGCGATCACCGAGAAGGGGCGCGGCTACCAGCCGGCCCGCGACGACGAGGCCGACCAGTTCCACGCCGTCGGACGCATCGATCCGGCGACGGGTGAGACGCTCGGTTCCGGCGGTCGCGGGTGGACGGACGTCTTCTCGGACGCCCTCGTGTCGGTGGGCGAGCGCCGCTCCGACGTGATCGCCATGACCGCGGCCATGCTGCGTCCGACCGGTCTCGCTCCGTTCGCGGAGCGTTTCCCCGACCGGGTGTACGACGTCGGCATCGCGGAGCAGCATGCGGTCGCCTCGGCGGCCGGGCTCGCTTTCGGCGGCCTGCACCCGGTGGTCGCGCTCTACGCGACCTTCATGAACCGCGCGTTCGACCAGGTGCTCATGGACGTCGCGCTGCACCGCGCCGGCGTGACCTTCGTGCTCGACCGGGCCGGTGTCACCGGGCCGGACGGCCCCAGTCACCACGGCATGTGGGACCTCGCGATGCTGCAGATCGTCCCGCACATCCGCATCGCCGCACCGCGCGACGCGGTCCGTCTGCAGGAAGCGCTGGACGAGGCCGTCCTCGTGGAGGACGCCCCGACCGTCATCCGCTTCCCGAAGGGCGACGTCGCGCCGGATCTCCCGGCGATCGAGCGCCTCGAAGACGGCGTCGACGTCCTCGCCCGGGGTGAGTCGGAAGACGTCCTGGTCGTCGGCATCGGCCCGTTCGCATCGCTGGCGGTCGATGTCGCGGAGAGGCTCCGTGCGCAGGGCATCGGCGCGACGGTGATCGACCCGCGCTGGGCGATCCCGGTGCAGCCGTCGATCGTCGAACTCGCTGCGCGGCACCGACTCGTGATCACGCTGGAGGACGGCATCCGCGTCGGTGGTGTCGGCACCCGCGTGCGGCAGGTTCTCCGCGAGGCGGGCATCGACACGGCGGTCGACGAGCTCGGGCTTCCCGACGAGTTCATCGACCATGCCTCCCGCGACCAGATCCTCGCCGATGCGGGGCTCACGGCATCGAAGATCGCGCAGGACGTCGTCGCGCAGGTGCTCGGCACCCGCATCCCGATGGCCCGGCAGTCGGGCGAGACCGGCGCGATCGAGTTCCCGCTGCACGAGCGCAACTGA
- a CDS encoding DUF4193 domain-containing protein, which translates to MATDYDAPRKSEDDSESIEALKERVPDKNSGSTGDEDADNPSSFDLPGADLSDLELDVVVLPAQQDEFTCMSCFLVKHRSQLDHEGPDGPICKECAA; encoded by the coding sequence ATGGCAACCGACTACGACGCTCCCCGCAAGAGTGAAGACGACTCCGAGTCGATCGAAGCCCTCAAGGAGCGTGTGCCGGACAAGAACTCCGGCTCCACGGGAGACGAGGACGCGGACAATCCGTCCAGCTTCGACCTCCCCGGTGCCGACCTGTCCGACCTCGAGCTCGATGTCGTCGTGCTGCCCGCGCAGCAGGACGAGTTCACCTGCATGAGCTGCTTCCTCGTGAAGCACCGCTCCCAGCTCGACCACGAGGGACCCGACGGTCCCATCTGCAAGGAGTGCGCTGCCTGA